The following are from one region of the Microbaculum marinisediminis genome:
- a CDS encoding right-handed parallel beta-helix repeat-containing protein — MTKLKVKRVIRIKKKKWVIKRKKLRGKKRFRFITRYREVDVDLQTIPDDVQSGPGWRWDPRGWVTIDTEGAVFRDYIVNGPVDVVADNVTIDNVRVYSSGFFGIAIRHADNTTIDRCTVGPAKGERRVEAAIKDVYGDAKNTTIRRCNIYGWSTGVQIYQGLIAHNFIHSPGFEPGDHTNGTTSTGSTQQLDIIHNTVFNPLGQTDAISLFQDFGLEANRTISDNLMAGGGYTLYAGQNSGAPATYNIKVTNNRFSRLYFSRGGYYGPVTAYNPDGVGNVWSGNIWDDTGASVHH; from the coding sequence GTGACCAAACTGAAGGTCAAGAGGGTCATAAGAATCAAGAAGAAGAAATGGGTCATCAAGCGCAAGAAGCTGCGCGGAAAGAAACGGTTCCGGTTCATCACCCGGTATCGTGAAGTCGACGTCGACCTCCAGACCATTCCCGACGACGTCCAGTCCGGCCCCGGCTGGCGCTGGGACCCGCGCGGATGGGTCACGATCGACACCGAAGGCGCGGTGTTCAGGGACTATATCGTCAATGGTCCAGTCGACGTCGTCGCCGACAATGTCACCATCGACAACGTTCGCGTCTACAGCAGCGGATTTTTCGGCATCGCGATCCGGCATGCCGACAACACCACGATCGACCGCTGCACGGTCGGTCCGGCCAAGGGCGAGCGCCGGGTCGAGGCCGCGATCAAGGACGTCTACGGGGACGCGAAGAACACGACGATCCGCCGATGCAACATCTACGGCTGGTCAACGGGCGTCCAAATCTACCAGGGTCTGATTGCGCACAATTTCATTCACAGCCCCGGCTTCGAGCCCGGAGACCACACCAACGGCACGACGTCGACAGGGTCCACCCAGCAACTCGACATCATTCACAACACGGTCTTCAATCCTCTGGGACAGACCGACGCCATTAGCCTGTTCCAGGATTTCGGACTGGAGGCCAACCGGACCATCTCGGACAACCTGATGGCGGGCGGCGGCTACACGCTGTACGCGGGACAGAACAGCGGCGCGCCGGCCACCTACAACATCAAAGTCACGAACAACCGGTTCTCGCGCCTCTATTTCAGCCGCGGCGGCTACTATGGCCCCGTCACCGCCTACAATCCGGACGGTGTCGGGAACGTCTGGTCGGGCAACATCTGGGACGACACGGGCGCATCCGTACATCACTGA
- a CDS encoding cytochrome c, whose product MLNRRLIVPFLLVLLVLVPGASATAAAGDPVNGRLVVERWCSLCHSVNGVNTDPDRAPTFEQIANRDGRDRAYLSRMVHEDHFPMTTFRLFEDEKRDVVAFILSLSRN is encoded by the coding sequence ATGCTGAATCGACGCCTGATTGTTCCTTTCCTCCTTGTCCTTTTGGTGCTGGTGCCTGGAGCGTCGGCCACCGCGGCCGCCGGCGATCCCGTCAACGGTCGGCTCGTCGTCGAGAGATGGTGTTCGCTTTGCCACTCGGTCAACGGCGTGAACACCGATCCCGACCGCGCCCCGACCTTCGAGCAGATCGCCAATCGCGACGGCCGCGACAGGGCCTATCTGTCCCGGATGGTGCACGAGGACCACTTCCCGATGACGACATTCCGTCTGTTCGAGGACGAGAAGCGCGACGTCGTCGCCTTTATTCTCTCTTTGAGCAGAAATTAG